The Niabella beijingensis genomic interval GTCTCCCGCAAATTCATCTTAATTACACATCGTGGACAATCTCAATCAGGAAATTATCGTAAGAGTAGCGGAAGCTGCTGATAAAAAATATGCTATCATTATTACGGACGAAATGGAAGCGTCGGCAAAAGCCCGGGGAACCGGCATTGCAAAAAGAAGTCCGGAATATATCGAAAAAAAGATCGATGAGGGTAAAGCCGTTATAGCGCTTACCAGCAAAGGGGAATGGGTCGGTTTCTGCTACATAGAAACCTGGAGCCACGGGGAATATGTAGCCAACTCAGGACTGATCGTTGCGCCTCATTTCCGTAAAAGCGGAGTGGCCAAACAGATCAAACAGACCATTTTCCGGCTCAGCCGTAAAATGTTCCCGGAAGCAAAGATCTTCGGACTCACCACCGGTCTGGCCGTGATGAAGATCAACAGCGAGCTGGGGTATGAGCCGGTTACTTACTCGGAGCTTACCCAGGACGAGCAGTTCTGGGCAGGATGCAAAAGCTGTGTGAACTATGAGATCCTGATGAGCAAAGACCGGAAGAACTGTATGTGCACGGCCATGCTCTATGACCCCAAGGATCATTACGAACCCGAAGAGACCAAGGCGTTTTTTGAAGAAAACAAAACCGGGCTCGAACGGCTCCAGCGGTTGAAACAATGGAAATTCCTGAAAGCATTCCGGAAAAAAGACAAGACCGGAACCGGATCAGGAACATTAAAATCATTCTTTAACTTATTTCATTAAATCATTCAATTAAAATGGCCAAAAAAGTTGTATTGGGTTTTAGTGGCGGTTTGGACACTTCTTTTTGTGTAAAATACCTGACCGATGAAAAGGGATACGAAGTGCACAGCATTATCGTGAACACAGGAGGTTTCAGCGAAGACGAATTAAAAAAGATCGAGGAGCACGCAAAAAAGCTGGGCGTAAAATCGCACAAAACCGTTAATGCTGTAAAAAACTACTACGACTCCATTATCCGTTATCTGGTTTACGGAAACGTATTAAAGAACAACACCTACCCGCTCAGCGTATCCGCAGAGCGTTTGAGCCAGGCGCTTCATATTGCCAATTATGCACGTGAGATCAATGCCGATGCGATTGCGCACGGAAGTACCGGCGCCGGTAACGACCAGGTACGTTTTGATATGGTGTTTCACATAATGGTGCCCGAACTGGAGATCATCACTCCTATCCGGGACATGAACCTCAGCCGCGCCTCAGAGGTGGAATACCTCAAAGGAAAAGGTGTTGATATGAATTTTGAAAAATCGGTGTATTCCATCAATAAAGGATTGTGGGGTACCAGCGTGGGGGGTAAGGAAACATTATCCTCAAACGGGTACCTGCCGGAAGATGCCTGGCCCACGCCTGTTACCAAAACAGACACAGAAGCCGTAACACTTGTATTTGAAAACGGCGAACTGAAAAAGGTAAATGACGAGGAATTTGATCATCCTACAGAAGCCATCCAGTTCCTGCAGCAACTGGCGGGTCCTTACGGAATAGGACGCGACATCCATGTAGGTGATACCATCATCGGTATCAAGGGCCGGGTGGGTTTTGAGGCAGCGGCTCCTATGTTGATCATTAAAGCACACCATGCACTGGAAAAGCATGTTTTAAGCAAATGGCAGCTGCAATGGAAAGACCAGATCGCTCAGTTCTACGGAACCTGGCTGCACGAAGGACAGATCCTGGATCCGGTAATGCGGGATATTGAAGCCTACCTGGAAAGCAGCCAGCGCAATGTAACCGGAACGGTTTTTCTTCAGCTGCACCCTTACCGTTACCAGGTACTGGGTATTGAAAGCCCTTATGATCTGATGAATAATGCATTTGGCAGCTATGGTGAAGCAAACAGGAGTTTTACGGGAGAGGATGTAAAAGGCTTTACTAGGATCTTTGGCAATCAGACGTCCATCTACCATCAGATAAAAGAAAATGCCCACGAAGGAAAATAAAGTAGTTCATCAGCAGCAGCCGATTTCCGCGTATGCCTGGGGAGTCAACTGTAACGCATATGTACTTTCCGGCAGTGAACATTTTTCGGTGAAAAAAGAATCCATTCCTTCCGGAAGCGGGGAACAGTTCCTCCTGCATCATAAAGCCACACAATTCTTTTACATCCTTGAAGGAACGGCCTCTTTTGAGATTGATGGAGCTGCATTTGAAGTGAACGCCGGACAGGGCATTGAGATCTTTCCGGGTCAGGCGCACCGGATCTCCAACAATAAGGAGCAGCTGCTTGAATTTATTGTATATTCGACTCCTTCAACAGATCAGGATCGTTTAAATTTGCATTCATAAAAAAAGATACGGATGAAGATAAAAGCTGGAATAATCGGTGGCGCAGGATATACGGGTGGTGAACTGATTCGTTTGCTGATCCATCACCCCTTTGTAACCATTTCTTTTATTCACAGCCGAAGCAATGCAGGAAAACCGGTTACCGATGTACACTCGGATCTGATCGGTGATACGGACCTTATCTTCAGTGGTGACATCTCACAGGATATTGATGTGTTGTTCCTTTGCCTGGGGCATGGAGAGTCCACTAAATTTCTAAAAGAGACCCCGGTC includes:
- a CDS encoding GNAT family N-acetyltransferase; protein product: MDNLNQEIIVRVAEAADKKYAIIITDEMEASAKARGTGIAKRSPEYIEKKIDEGKAVIALTSKGEWVGFCYIETWSHGEYVANSGLIVAPHFRKSGVAKQIKQTIFRLSRKMFPEAKIFGLTTGLAVMKINSELGYEPVTYSELTQDEQFWAGCKSCVNYEILMSKDRKNCMCTAMLYDPKDHYEPEETKAFFEENKTGLERLQRLKQWKFLKAFRKKDKTGTGSGTLKSFFNLFH
- the argG gene encoding argininosuccinate synthase, whose amino-acid sequence is MAKKVVLGFSGGLDTSFCVKYLTDEKGYEVHSIIVNTGGFSEDELKKIEEHAKKLGVKSHKTVNAVKNYYDSIIRYLVYGNVLKNNTYPLSVSAERLSQALHIANYAREINADAIAHGSTGAGNDQVRFDMVFHIMVPELEIITPIRDMNLSRASEVEYLKGKGVDMNFEKSVYSINKGLWGTSVGGKETLSSNGYLPEDAWPTPVTKTDTEAVTLVFENGELKKVNDEEFDHPTEAIQFLQQLAGPYGIGRDIHVGDTIIGIKGRVGFEAAAPMLIIKAHHALEKHVLSKWQLQWKDQIAQFYGTWLHEGQILDPVMRDIEAYLESSQRNVTGTVFLQLHPYRYQVLGIESPYDLMNNAFGSYGEANRSFTGEDVKGFTRIFGNQTSIYHQIKENAHEGK
- a CDS encoding cupin domain-containing protein, encoding MPTKENKVVHQQQPISAYAWGVNCNAYVLSGSEHFSVKKESIPSGSGEQFLLHHKATQFFYILEGTASFEIDGAAFEVNAGQGIEIFPGQAHRISNNKEQLLEFIVYSTPSTDQDRLNLHS